The DNA sequence TAGAGCCGCCCTCCTCGCCATCATCGGACGGGTCGAGAAATTCGAGCACGATTTCGGCCGCCGGAAAGGTCACGCCGTCCAGCTCGAAATCGCCGGTTTCCTGCACCTGGCCATTACTGACCGGCACATGGGCGATGATGGTCTTCTGGATATTGGCCTGCCAGATGCGAACCTCGCAGGTGCCGTTCTCGGGAATGCGCGTCGGATCAATCAGTCCGGCATGAATGGCGAAGGCGCCGGCACCGGTAGACAGATTGCCGCAGTTACCACTCCAATCGACGAACGCCTTGTCGATTGAAACCTGGCCGTAGAGGTAATCCACGTCGTGATCGGGCTGGTTGCTCTTCGAGAGGATCACGCACTTGCTGGTGCTGGAGGTGGCGCCGCCCATGCCGTCGATATGCGCGGCATAAGGATCTGGGCCGCCGATCACGCGCATGAACAGCTTGTCGCGGGCTGCGCCTGGAAGCTGGCAGCGCTCGGGAAGGTCCTGCAGGCGGAAGAACACGCCCTTGCTGGTGCCGCCACGCATATAGGTAGCGGGAATCTTGGTCTGGGACACACAAGCCATAAAGAGTTCTCATGAAACGTTGCCGCCACGGCGGCAACGGGAATGGAATGCGGTCTCTGCCAGACCGATCTTTCTGCTGTCGTCGACAGCAGGAGATCGATCAGCGAAAACGCGCTCAGGCCTGCCCTAGGAAATCCTTGGCAAAGCGCTGCAGCACGCCTCCCGCATCGTAGACCGACACTTCGTCGGCAGTATCCAGACGGCAGGTCACCGGCACTTCGACGCTCTCACCGTTACGACGATGAATGACCAGCGTCAGCGTTGCGCGCGGCGTACGCTCGCCGATCACGTCATAGGTCTCGGTGCCGTCTATCCCTAAGGTCTTGCGGTCGGTGCCCGGCTTGAACTCCAGAGGCAACACGCCCATGCCTACTAGGTTGGTGCGGTGGATGCGCTCGAAGCCTTCGGCGACGATGGCCTCCACACCCGCCAGGCGCACGCCCTTGGCCGCCCAGTCACGGGACGAACCCTGACCGTAGTCGGCGCCAGCGACGATGATCAGCGGCTGCTTGCGGTTCATGTAGGTTTCGATGGCTTCCCACATGCGCATGACGGTGCCTTCCGGCTCGACGCGCGCCAGCGAACCCTTCTTCACCTGTCCATCGACGACGGCCATTTCATTGACCAGCTGCGGATTGGCGAAGGTGGCGCGTTGCGCCGTGAGGTGGTCGCCCCGGTGAGTCGCGTAGGAATTGAAGTCCTCTTCCGGCAGGCCCATCTTGTGCAGGTATTCGCCAGCGGCGCTATCCAGCAGGATGGCGTTGGATGGCGATAGGTGGTCGGTGGTGATGTTGTCCGGCAGCACCGCCAGCGGGCGCATGCCCTTGAGCGTGCGCTCGCCTGCCAACGCGCCTTCCCAGTACGGCGGACGGCGGATGTAGGTGGACATCGGGCGCCAGTCGTACAGCGGGCTTTCGGCCTCTTCCACATTGCCCAGGTCAAACATCGGAATGTAGACCTGATGGAACTGCTCAGGCTTGACCGAGGCTGCGACGATGGCGTCGATCTCCTCGTCACTCGGCCACAGATCCTTGAGGGTGACAGGGTTGCCTTGGGCGTCATGGCCCAGCACATCCTGCTCGATATCGAAGCGCACGGTGCCGGCGATGGCATAGGCGACCACCAGCGGCGGCGAGGCGAGGAACGCCTGCTTGGCATAGGGATGGATGCGGCCGTCGAAGTTGCGGTTGCCGGACAATACGGCCGTGGCGTACAGGTCGCGGTCGATGATTTCCTGCTGGATTTTCGGGTCCAGCGCACCAGACATGCCGTTACAGGTGGTGCAGGCGTAGCCAACGATGCCGAAGCCGAGCTTTTCCAGCTCCGGCAGCAGGCCGGCTTCTTCCAGGTACAACTTGGCGACTTTGGAGCCCGGCGCGAAGGATGTCTTGACCCAAGGTTTGCGCAGCAGGCCCAGTTCATTGGCCTTCTGCGCCACCAGACCGGCCGCGACCACGTTACGCGGGTTGGAGGTGTTGGTGCAGCTGGTGATGGCGGCAATGATCACCGCGCCTTCGGGCATTAGGCCTTTGGCTTCTTCCGCCTGGGCAGCCGCCAGTTGAGCGTCGCTGGCGATACCACGCTCCTGCAGCGCACTGGTCGGCAGGCGGCGATGCGGGTTGGACGGGCCGGCCAGGTTGCGCACCACGGTCGACAGATCGAACTCCAGCACGCGCTCGTATTCGGCGCTGATCAGCGCATCGGCCCAGAGGCCGGTGGTTTTCGCGTAATTCTCGACTAGCGCCACCTGCTCCGGCTCGCGACCGGTGAGTTTGAGGTAATCGATGGTCTGCTGATCGATATAGAACATCGCCGCCGTGGCGCCATACTCGGGGCACATGTTGGAGATGGTGGCGCGGTCGCCGATGGACAGGCTGTCGGCACCTTCGCCGAAGAACTCCACCCAGGCCCCGACCACGCGCTCGTTGCGCAGGAACTCGGTCAGCGCCAGGACAATATCGGTAGCGGTGATACCGGGCTGACGCTTGCCGGTCAACCGGACGCCGACGATATCGGGCAGGCGCATCATGGAGGGGCGGCCGAGCATGACGGTCTCGGCTTCCAGGCCGCCGACACCGACGGCGATCACGCCCAGGGCATCGACGTGAGGGGTGTGGGAATCGGTGCCGACGCAGGTATCCGGGAAGGCGACGCCGCCGCGCGCCTGGATTACCGGGCTCATCTTCTCCAAGTTGATCTGGTGCATGATGCCGTTGCCGGCCGGGATCACATCGACGTTCTTGAATGCAGTCTTGGTCCACTCGATGAAGTGGAAGCGGTCTTCGTTGCGACGCTCTTCCACCGCACGGTTCTTCTCGAAGGCATCCGGATCGAAGCCGGCATGTTCCACCGCCAACGAGTGATCGACGATCAGTTGGGTCGGCACCACCGGGTTGACCTTGGCTGGATCACCGCCCTGCTCCGCGATCGCATCGCGCAGACCGGCCAGGTCCACCAGCGCGGTCTGGCCGAGAATGTCGTGGCAGACCACGCGGGCCGGGTACCAGGGAAAGTCTAGGTCGCGCTTGCGCTCGATGATCTGTTTCAGCGAATCGGTCAGCATCGCCGGCTCGCAGCGACGCACCAGCTGTTCGGCCAGCACGCGGGAAGTATAGGGCAGCGTGTCGTAGGCGCCCGGCTGGATCGCTTCGATTGCCTCGCGGGTGTCGAAGTAGTCAAGCACGGTGCCAGGCAGGAGTTTGCGGTGTTCTGTATTCATGCCGGAAGAACTCAATCAGAAATGTTCCGTAAAGCAAGGAAGGGAAGCCCTTGCGGGCCTCCCCTCTTCCGATCAGCGCTCGGCGATCGGTACGACCTTGCGCTGTTCCGGACCGATGTAATCGGCGCTCGGCCGAATGATCCGGTTGTTGCTGCGTTGTTCGAACACATGGGACGCCCAGCCGGTGACACGCGAGCAGACGAAGATCGGCGTGAACAGCTTGGTGGGGATGCCCATGAAGTGATAGGCCGAAGCGTGGTAGAAGTCGGCGTTGGGGAAGAGCTTCTTCTGCTCCCACATGGTCTCATCGACAGCTACCGATACCGGATACAGCACGGTATCGCCGACTTCCTCGGCCAATTTCTTAGCCCAGACCTTGATGACTTCGTTGCGGGGATCGGAAACGCTGTAGATGGCGTGACCGAAGCCCATGATCTTTTCCTTGCGCTCGAGCATGCCCAACAGGCCTTCGCGTGCCTCTTCGGGAGTATTGAAGCGCTCGATCAGCTCCATGGCCGCCTCGTTGGCGCCGCCATGCAGCGGGCCACGCAGCGAACCGATGGCGCCGGTCACGCAGGAGTACAGGTCGGAGAGGGTCGAAGCACAGACCCGCGCGGTGAAGGTCGAGGCGTTGAACTCGTGCTCGGCATAGAGGATCAGCGAGACGTTCATCACCCGGACGTGAAGGTCGCTCGGCTTCTTGCCGTGCAGCAGCGCGAGGAAATGCCCGCCCAGGGTGTCTTCGTCGCTGGTGCACTCGATGCGTACGCCGTCGTGGGTGAAGCGATACCAGTAGCACATGATCGCCGGGAATGCGGCCATCAGGCGCTCGGCGACGTCACGCTGCTGCTCGAAGCTGACTTCCGGCTCCAGAGTGCCGAGCACCGAAGCGCCGGTACGCATGACATCCATCGGATGAGCGCTGGCCGGTATGCGCTCCAGCACTTCCTTCAGCGCCTGCGGCAGATCGCGTAGCGTCTTCAGCCGGTTCTTGTAAGCCGCCAGTTGCTCGACATTGGGCAGCTCCCCGTGGAATAGCAGGTAGGCCACTTCCTCGAAATCGGCCACGGCAGCCAGATCGCGAACGTCATAACCGCGATAGGTCAGACCGGCGCCTTCCTTGCCGACGGTACACAAAGCGGTCTGTCCAGCGATCTGACCGCGCAGGCCCGCCCCGCTCAATACTTTTGCTTCAGCCATGGTTATCTCCTTATTGGATTTATTCTGGATATCGCACATCGGTGGAAGGCTCCGACGGTTCTGCCGGAACCGGACGCGCTCAGCTCTTCTTCTGAGCGAACAACGCATCGAGGCTCTGCTCGAAAGCGTGGTAGTTGATGCGGTCGTACAGCTCCATGCGGGTCTGCATGGTATCGATCACGTTCTTCTGCGTGCCGTCACGGCGCAGCGCGGTGTAGACGTTCTCCGCCGCCTTGTTCATGGCGCGGAAGGCCGATAGCGGATAGAGCACCAGAGAGACGTCGACGCTGGCCAGCTCCTCGGTGGTATACAGCGGCGTCGCTCCAAACTCGGTGATATTGGCCAGGATCGGCGCATTCACGCGATCGGCGAACGTCTTGTACATCGACAGCTCGGTGATGGCCTCCGGAAAGATCATGTCGGCGCCCGCCTCGATGCAGGCTTGGGCACGCTCAAGGGCGGACTCCAGCCCCTCCACTGCCAGCGCATCGGTGCGCGCCATGATCACGAAGCTGTCATCAGTGCGCGCATCCACCGCCGCCTTGATGCGGTCAACCATCTCCTGCTGGGAGACGATCTCCTTGTTCGGGCGATGGCCGCAGCGCTTGGCGCCAACTTGGTCCTCGATATGGATCGCCGCCGCGCCGAACTTGATCATCGACTTGACGGTACGCGCCACGTTGAAGGCCGAGGAGCCGAAACCGGTGTCGACATCCACCAGCAGCGGCAGATCGCAGACATCGGTGATGCGGCGCACATCGGTCAGCACGTCGTCGAGCCCGGTGATGCCGAGATCCGGCAGTCCCAACGAACCGGCCGCGACACCGCCACCGGACAGGTAAATGGCCTTGAAGCCGGCGCGCTTGGCCAGCAGCGCATGGTTGGCATTGATCGCGCCGACGACCTGCAGCGGGTGCTCACTGGCCACGGCGTCACGGAAACGCTGACCGGCAGTAGGAAGAGTCATGCATTGCCCCTTTCATATGGTATTTGTTCGAGAACGCCCTGGAAGTGACGCTCGACGTTGCGCTTGGAAGCCGCGATATGGCGGCGCATCAGCAGCTCCGCCAATTCGCCATCGCGCTCGGCGATGGCATCGAGGATTCGGTGATGTTCGGCGAAGGCCTGATGCGGCCGGTTCGGCGTGGTGGAAAACTGGATGCGATACATGCGCACCAGCTGATAAAGCTCGTCGCAGAGCAACTTGGCCAGGGTGCGATTGCCACTGCCTTGGATGATCCGGTAGTGAAAATCGAAATCGCCTTCCTGCTGGTAATAACCGACGCCCGCCTGGAAGGCCTCATCGCGCTCATGCGTGCTCAGCACGCGCCGCAGCTCTTCGATCTCGGCGTCGCTCATGCGCTCGGCGGCCAGCCGACAGGCCATGCCCTCCAGGGATTCGCGGATCTCGTAGAGCTCGATCAGCTCGGCATGGCTGAGGGAAACAACCCGTGCGCCCACATGGGGAATCCGCACTAGCAGCTTCTGCCCTTCCAGGCGGTGGATCGCCTCGCGCAACGGCCCACGACTGATGCCATAGGTGCGCGCCAGCTCCGGCTCGGAAATCTTGCTGCCGGGTGCGATATCGCCCTTGACGATGGCCGCCTGAATCAGCCGGAACACGTGTTCGGACAGGGTTCCGCTATCTAATTGATCAGAACGGAGGTTTTCGACGGTATCGAGCATATTGTTGACACCACGGATAACAATTGCCGATAAATTACGCCATTAATCGCGAGATGGTCAATGGGACGAAAGTAGATTGTCGACAATACGGCCAGCGAGGCGCGATTGGTATCGATGACTTTACGCGCCCGAGCTCAAGGCATAAGCCTAGTCGGGGGAACGAACGGCCATGTAGAATGCGCCGGTATTCCGCGCCTGGCGCTCGCCTCGCCATGCCCTCCTAGCTCACGGGCTGCCGTTTCGCCCATGCTTTCCGACTCGACTAATCCTGGACCTATGAGCGCCAAACCCTTCCTTCTGTCGCTGTGCCTTCTGGCCTCCCCGCTCTTCGCCCAGGCGGATGGCAAAACCATCTATGGCCTGAACGAACATGTCGCTCTACCCGACTTTGGTATCGAGCTGCCTGCGAAACTCGATACGGGCGCGCAGACCGCCTCGCTCAGCGCGCGCGATATCGAAAACTTCAAGCGCAAAGGGAAGGAATGGGTTCGCTTCTACCTCGCCGTCGACGAGGCTCATGACCACCCGATCGAGCTGCCGCTGCAGCGCATCAGCAAGATCAAACGTCGCGCTGGAGACTTCGATCCAGAAGAAGAAAAAACCTATACACCGCGCCCCGTCGTGGAGCTCGAGCTGTGCATGGGCAAGGCCAAACGCAGCATTGAAGTGAACCTCACGGACAGAAGTGCATTCCAATATCCACTTTTAATAGGTTCCGATGCGCTTACTCGCTTCGGTGCCTTGGTCGATCCAAGCCTTAAGTACGCTGCTGGCAAACCCGGCTGCATTATCGAATCCGACGCTGACGAGTAATTCCATGCGCGCCCTTACCCTGCATCTCAAAGTCCTGATTTTCCTGCTCGTCACGCTGGGCATCGCGATCACCGCGTACCAGATTTTCGTCCTCGGCATCCCGATTACCGAAGACGAAACCGATGACCTATGGAATATCGACGCCAAAGTCGAGTTCCAGGCCAGCCCGCGCGAGCCCGTGAAGCTGCAGATGTACGTACCTCCGCTGAACCAGGAGTTCGTCAGCCTCAACGAAAGCTTCATCTCCAACAATTACGGTGTCAGCATCAACCGCGCCGACGGCAACCGTCGTGTCACCTGGTCGGCGCGGCGCGCCAGTGGTAATCAGACGCTCTACTACCGCCTGGTGCTCACCAGACGCTACAGCGGCGAACAAACCGCGGCCACCGGCCCGATCTTCCGCGACAGCATTCCGGTCGAAGGGGCCGAAAAAATTGCTGCCGAGGCCCTGCTCTCACCGATCCGCCAGCATTCGGCCGATGTCGAGACCTTCATCAGCGAAGCCATCAAGCGTGTAAACAATGTCGATGATGACAACGTTAAGCTGCTGCTCGGCGGCGACTCGTCGACCCCGAACAAGGCCCGCGTGATCGATTTGCTGCTGTCCATCGCCCATGTTCCGATGGAGCGCGTGCATACCGTTCGACTGCTCGCCGATATGGCGCAAACGCCCGAGCTCTGGCTGCGCAGCTTCAACGGTGACAAATGGTTGTATTTCAATCCGGAAACCGGCGAGCAGGGTCTGCCGAAGGATCGTCTGGTCTGGTGGACCGGTGGCGAACCGCTCCTGACTCTCGAAGGTGGGCGTAACGCACAGGTGACGTTCACCCTCAACAGCAGCGAGATGAACGCCATTCGCCTGGCGAAGCTGACGGACGAAAACACCGACGCGGACTTCCTCGAATATTCGCTGTATGGCCTGCCGCTGCAGACTCAGCAGACCTACCAGATCATGATCATGATCCCGATCGGCGTACTGGTGATTCTGATTCTGCGCAACCTCGGCGGCCTGCAGACGCTGGGCACCTTCACCCCGGTACTGATCGCCCTGGCCTTCCGTGAAACCCAGATTGGCTTCGGCATCATTCTGTTTACCCTCATTACCGCGCTTGGTCTGTCCCTACGCTCTTATCTCGAACACCTCAAGCTGCAAATGCTGCCGCGTCTCTCGGTCGTACTCACGTTCGTCGTCGTGTTGATTGCAGTGATCAGCCTGCTGAGCCACAAACTTGGATTGGAGCGCGGACTCTCCGTCTCGCTGTTCCCGATGGTGATCCTGACCATGACCATCGAGCGCCTGTCGATCACCTGGGAAGAACGCGGTGGCGGTCATGCCTTCAAGGTGGCGGTCGGCACCCTGATCGCGGCAAGCCTGGCGTTCATGCTGATGAACATCCCGGAACTGACCTACTTCATCTTCACCTTCCCGGCAGTGCTGCTGATCATGGTGGGCTTCATGCTGGCTATGGGTCGCTATCGTGGCTACCGCCTGACCGAGCTGTTCCGTTTCAAAGCCTTTCTGAAGGATTGAGCCATGTTCGGTCTGATCAAGACGTGGAAGGCCCTGGAAGCCAAGGGCATCATGGGCATTAACCGCCGCAACGCGGACTATGTGCTCAAGTACAACAAGCGCAACCTGTACCCGATCGTCGATGACAAGATCATCACCAAGGAACGGGCCATCGAAGCCGGTATCGATGTGCCGGAAATGTACGGCATCATCGAGACCGAGAAGGATATCGAGAAGCTCAAGGACATCGTAAAGGGGCGCCCCGATTTCGTCGTCAAGCCGGCACAGGGCGCTGGTGGCGACGGCATTCTGGTGATCGCCGATCGATTCGAGGGCCGCTACCGGACGGTTTCGGGCAAGATCATCACCCATGAGGAGATCGAGCATCAGATCTCCAACATCCTCACCGGGCTCTACTCCCTGGGCGGACACCGCGATCGGGCGCTGATCGAATACCGCGTTACGCCGGACCCGATCTTCAAGAGCATCAGCTACGAAGGCGTGCCGGACATCCGCATCATCGTACTGATGGGCTACCCGGTCATGGCCATGCTACGCCTGCCGACCCGCCAGTCCGGCGGCAAGGCCAACCTGCACCAGGGCGCCATCGGCGTCGGCGTGGATCTGGCCACTGGTATCACCCTGCGCGGCACCTGGCTGAACAACAAGATCACCAAACACCCCGACACCACCAACGCGGTAGATGGCGTGCAGCTGCCCAACTGGGACGGTTTCATGAAGCTCGCCGCCGGCTGCTATGAGCTGTGCGGGCTGGGCTACATCGGCGTCGACATGGTGCTCGACCAGGACAAGGGCCCGCTGATTCTCGAGCTCAACGCACGCCCTGGCCTGAACATCCAGATTGCCAATGACTGCGGTCTGACTCACCGGGCGCATGCGGTAGAATCGCGCATCGCCCAGCTTAAGGAAAAAGGCATCCAGGAGACTCCGGAAGAGCGAGTGGCATTCGCCCAACAGCTGTTCGGGCATATTCCAGCCCACGACTAGCTCACCGCTCTCGCCCGGCCCTCAGCGGTCGGGCGCTCCTGCCTAGCCGATCATTGCCAATGCCTGTCTGCACCCTATACGCCCTCGAATACAAACCTGACCCCGCGAGCTGGTTCGAGCGAATTCGTCACGCCCACGGTGCGGTGCTGCTGGACTCCGGCAGGCCAGTCGCCGAGCGTGGTCGCTATGATCTGCTCAGCGCCTGGCCGCTCAGCATCTTCGAGCCCGACGCAAACGAATCCGGTGCAGCTTTTTTCCAGCGCCTGCGCCAGGCGCTCGAGCTGCTTGGCCGCGCCGACATCCCTGACGATTGCCCCCTACCCTTTGCGGGTGGCTTGATCGGCCTGCTGGCCTACGACTTTGGCAGACGGCTCGAGGCATTACCGAACCGTGCTCGGGATGACCTGGCGCTACCCGCCGCCCGGTTCGGCCTCTACCCGTGGGCACTGATCAACGATCACCAGCTCAAGCGCTGCCATCTGGTATTTCATCCCAGCCTTGGCGATATAGACCGCCAGCGCCTGATACGGTTATTCGAGACCGATGCCGAATATGAACACGAGCCATTCGAGCTCCAAGCGAAGTTCACTGCCGAGCTCGAGCTTAACGGCTATAAGCAGGCCGTCGAGAAGATCCAGCGCTATATCCAGGAAGGCGATTGCTATCAGGTGAACTTTGCCCAGCGCTTCCAGGCGCCCTGTCAGGGCGATGAATGGGATGCTTATCGTCGTGTGCGTAATGCTTGCCCCACGCCTTTTTCTGGCTTTATCGCGCTCGACGGTGGTGCTATTGCCAGCTTTTCACCAGAGCGCTTTCTTCGGCTAAAGGAAGGTCGCGTCGAAACCCGGCCGATCAAGGGCACCCGCCAAAGGGGCATGGACCCGCACACCGATGCGGAGCAAGCTCAGGCGCTGCTGGCAAGCGACAAGGATCGAGCGGAAAATCTGATGATCGTCGACCTGATGCGCAACGACCTCGGCCGCAGCTGCCGAATCGGCAGCGTGCAGGTGCCTGAGCTTTTCGCGTTGGAAAGCTATCCCAACGTGCATCACCTGGTCAGCTGCGTCAGCGGAACCCTGGCCTATGGTCAGGACGCGTTCGGTCTTCTTGCTGGCAGCTTTCCCGGCGGTTCGATCACAGGCGCACCAAAAATCCGCGCGATGCAGATTATCGACGAACTGGAAGCCACCTGTCGCTCGATTTACTGTGGCTCTCTGCTGTATATCGACGTTCGCGGCGAGATGGACAGCTCCATCGCCATCCGCACCCTACTGATAAAAGACCAGTTGGTTACCTGCTGGGGCGGTGGCGGAATCGTCGCAGACTCTGATTGGCACGCGGAATACGAGGAGTCCATAGGCAAGGTCAAGGTGCTTATGGAAGTGCTGGAAACCATCCCTCATTAACCATGCGCCAGGCATGGCTCGAATTGCCGTCCACGGTCGGACACATAACCATTGATAGAAGAAACCCAATGCCCAGCCTGAATCGCATCATTCTCATAAACACCCACCTCAAGGGTGTGGTCGAGCTGGTGGTGGATGATCACACCAACATCTGCGGTACCAACGCTTCCGGTAAAACCACCCTCCAGCGCCTGGTACCGGTGTTTTATGGCGAATACCCGAGCCGCGTAGTGCCCTCAACGCGCGACAGTTTCGAGCGCTGGTATCTACCTACGGACCAGAGCTTCATCGTGTTCGAATACCGGCGTATGGACGACGAGCTGTGTCAGGCCGTGCTCGCAGCCGCCAGTGACGGCAAGGGTGTTGACTACCGCCTAGTGCTCAAGGCGTTCGACCTGGACGATTACATTAAGAACCGCCAGGGCGACCGCATCAGCTGCCTGACCATGAATGAGCTGGGCCGCCACTTCAAACAGATGGGTGTGGCCACGACCAATCAGCTGAACACTCGTCAGTTCCGCGCGATCATTCAAAACGATCGCAGCCTGCTCGCTGCCGATAACCAGCGCAGCGAGCTGCGCAGTCTGGCTCGCCAGTTCTCCCTGTGCGCGGGCGAGCATTCTCTACGGCATATCGAAAAGCTGGTGCGCGCCGTGCATTCGCGCGAAGGCAAGATGGAGACTATCAAGTCGATGATCGCGGCCATTCTCGAAGAGGATGGTGTGACACCGCCGACTACTCACCTGAACCCTCAGCGGGTCGAGGACTGGATTCGCGACAGCCAGCTGATCCAGGGCTTCGATGCGATTCGACCGGAGTTCGCCCGGCTGGAAGGCGATCATCAGGACTTGCAAAGCTGCGAGGCTCGCCTGAGCGGCCTGCTGTTGGCCTATCGCACTGACGAGCCCGTGCTGTTTGCGCGCCAGGAACAACTCAAGGACACGCTCGAACAGACCGGTTTCGCGCTCAAGCAGCTTGAAGAAAAGTGGCGCGACGAGCGCGACGAACTTTCCCTCTCGCTTTCCCAGGCCCAAGGCCAAATTGAAAGCGCAGAAACTCAGCTGACGCACATCGAGGAGCAATATCAGGGTTACCTTGACGTCAATATCGATCAGGCCAAGGCCGACCTGGAAAAGCTCGATGGCTGGAAGCTTGAACTCAACAATCTCAAGGAGCGGCTGCGACTGCTTACCGAGCAGCATGCAGACGTCCAAAACGCCTACCTGGAGCGCAAACAGGAGATTCAAGAGCAACAGCAGGAAGCGCTGGAGCGCCTGCACGATCAGGAGCGTCAGCTACACGACGAGCTGGCCGCACGCAACCAGCAGAAGAACAGCGCCATTGGCCAGTTGGAGAAATCTTTTGGAAATCGCCAACAGGAAGCTGACGGTCGCTTTCGCGAGCAGAAACACGCCGTCCAGCTAGAGCAGCGCAGCCTGGAACAGCAGATCGCCAGTTTCAGCTACAGCGAGGAAGAAGTCCTTAGCCTGAACATTTTCGACCGCCGCCTGGATGATGCCGAACACAAGCGAGAAGAAGCCAGCCAGACGCTGGATACCCTGATTCAAGAAGAACGCAAGCTACTGCGACAGCGAGAAGAAGGCAGCCAGCAACTCAACCTGGCCGCTCGCCGCGTAGCCGAGCGTCAGCGGACGCGGGACGAGGCCGAACAGCTCCTCTACCCACGCCAGAACACCTTGCTCGAATTCCTGCGCCGCGAACAGCCTGGTTGGGAATTGCAGCTGGGGAAGGTGATCGAGCCTGCCCTGCTGCAGCGAACCGACCTGAAACCCGTACTCAGCGAGCTGCAGAGCGATAGCCTGTATGGCGTGCACCTCGAACTGGCTGCCTTGGAAACACCGGAGCATGCGGCTAGCGAAGCCGAGTTGCGCCATCGTCTGCAGCTCGCCGAAGACAACCTGCAGGATGCGCAGC is a window from the Pseudomonas sp. MTM4 genome containing:
- a CDS encoding inactive transglutaminase family protein codes for the protein MRALTLHLKVLIFLLVTLGIAITAYQIFVLGIPITEDETDDLWNIDAKVEFQASPREPVKLQMYVPPLNQEFVSLNESFISNNYGVSINRADGNRRVTWSARRASGNQTLYYRLVLTRRYSGEQTAATGPIFRDSIPVEGAEKIAAEALLSPIRQHSADVETFISEAIKRVNNVDDDNVKLLLGGDSSTPNKARVIDLLLSIAHVPMERVHTVRLLADMAQTPELWLRSFNGDKWLYFNPETGEQGLPKDRLVWWTGGEPLLTLEGGRNAQVTFTLNSSEMNAIRLAKLTDENTDADFLEYSLYGLPLQTQQTYQIMIMIPIGVLVILILRNLGGLQTLGTFTPVLIALAFRETQIGFGIILFTLITALGLSLRSYLEHLKLQMLPRLSVVLTFVVVLIAVISLLSHKLGLERGLSVSLFPMVILTMTIERLSITWEERGGGHAFKVAVGTLIAASLAFMLMNIPELTYFIFTFPAVLLIMVGFMLAMGRYRGYRLTELFRFKAFLKD
- a CDS encoding GntR family transcriptional regulator produces the protein MLDTVENLRSDQLDSGTLSEHVFRLIQAAIVKGDIAPGSKISEPELARTYGISRGPLREAIHRLEGQKLLVRIPHVGARVVSLSHAELIELYEIRESLEGMACRLAAERMSDAEIEELRRVLSTHERDEAFQAGVGYYQQEGDFDFHYRIIQGSGNRTLAKLLCDELYQLVRMYRIQFSTTPNRPHQAFAEHHRILDAIAERDGELAELLMRRHIAASKRNVERHFQGVLEQIPYERGNA
- a CDS encoding ATP-dependent zinc protease, with protein sequence MSAKPFLLSLCLLASPLFAQADGKTIYGLNEHVALPDFGIELPAKLDTGAQTASLSARDIENFKRKGKEWVRFYLAVDEAHDHPIELPLQRISKIKRRAGDFDPEEEKTYTPRPVVELELCMGKAKRSIEVNLTDRSAFQYPLLIGSDALTRFGALVDPSLKYAAGKPGCIIESDADE
- the prpB gene encoding methylisocitrate lyase, which produces MTLPTAGQRFRDAVASEHPLQVVGAINANHALLAKRAGFKAIYLSGGGVAAGSLGLPDLGITGLDDVLTDVRRITDVCDLPLLVDVDTGFGSSAFNVARTVKSMIKFGAAAIHIEDQVGAKRCGHRPNKEIVSQQEMVDRIKAAVDARTDDSFVIMARTDALAVEGLESALERAQACIEAGADMIFPEAITELSMYKTFADRVNAPILANITEFGATPLYTTEELASVDVSLVLYPLSAFRAMNKAAENVYTALRRDGTQKNVIDTMQTRMELYDRINYHAFEQSLDALFAQKKS
- the prpC gene encoding 2-methylcitrate synthase, whose translation is MAEAKVLSGAGLRGQIAGQTALCTVGKEGAGLTYRGYDVRDLAAVADFEEVAYLLFHGELPNVEQLAAYKNRLKTLRDLPQALKEVLERIPASAHPMDVMRTGASVLGTLEPEVSFEQQRDVAERLMAAFPAIMCYWYRFTHDGVRIECTSDEDTLGGHFLALLHGKKPSDLHVRVMNVSLILYAEHEFNASTFTARVCASTLSDLYSCVTGAIGSLRGPLHGGANEAAMELIERFNTPEEAREGLLGMLERKEKIMGFGHAIYSVSDPRNEVIKVWAKKLAEEVGDTVLYPVSVAVDETMWEQKKLFPNADFYHASAYHFMGIPTKLFTPIFVCSRVTGWASHVFEQRSNNRIIRPSADYIGPEQRKVVPIAER
- a CDS encoding alpha-L-glutamate ligase-like protein, yielding MFGLIKTWKALEAKGIMGINRRNADYVLKYNKRNLYPIVDDKIITKERAIEAGIDVPEMYGIIETEKDIEKLKDIVKGRPDFVVKPAQGAGGDGILVIADRFEGRYRTVSGKIITHEEIEHQISNILTGLYSLGGHRDRALIEYRVTPDPIFKSISYEGVPDIRIIVLMGYPVMAMLRLPTRQSGGKANLHQGAIGVGVDLATGITLRGTWLNNKITKHPDTTNAVDGVQLPNWDGFMKLAAGCYELCGLGYIGVDMVLDQDKGPLILELNARPGLNIQIANDCGLTHRAHAVESRIAQLKEKGIQETPEERVAFAQQLFGHIPAHD
- the acnD gene encoding Fe/S-dependent 2-methylisocitrate dehydratase AcnD gives rise to the protein MNTEHRKLLPGTVLDYFDTREAIEAIQPGAYDTLPYTSRVLAEQLVRRCEPAMLTDSLKQIIERKRDLDFPWYPARVVCHDILGQTALVDLAGLRDAIAEQGGDPAKVNPVVPTQLIVDHSLAVEHAGFDPDAFEKNRAVEERRNEDRFHFIEWTKTAFKNVDVIPAGNGIMHQINLEKMSPVIQARGGVAFPDTCVGTDSHTPHVDALGVIAVGVGGLEAETVMLGRPSMMRLPDIVGVRLTGKRQPGITATDIVLALTEFLRNERVVGAWVEFFGEGADSLSIGDRATISNMCPEYGATAAMFYIDQQTIDYLKLTGREPEQVALVENYAKTTGLWADALISAEYERVLEFDLSTVVRNLAGPSNPHRRLPTSALQERGIASDAQLAAAQAEEAKGLMPEGAVIIAAITSCTNTSNPRNVVAAGLVAQKANELGLLRKPWVKTSFAPGSKVAKLYLEEAGLLPELEKLGFGIVGYACTTCNGMSGALDPKIQQEIIDRDLYATAVLSGNRNFDGRIHPYAKQAFLASPPLVVAYAIAGTVRFDIEQDVLGHDAQGNPVTLKDLWPSDEEIDAIVAASVKPEQFHQVYIPMFDLGNVEEAESPLYDWRPMSTYIRRPPYWEGALAGERTLKGMRPLAVLPDNITTDHLSPSNAILLDSAAGEYLHKMGLPEEDFNSYATHRGDHLTAQRATFANPQLVNEMAVVDGQVKKGSLARVEPEGTVMRMWEAIETYMNRKQPLIIVAGADYGQGSSRDWAAKGVRLAGVEAIVAEGFERIHRTNLVGMGVLPLEFKPGTDRKTLGIDGTETYDVIGERTPRATLTLVIHRRNGESVEVPVTCRLDTADEVSVYDAGGVLQRFAKDFLGQA